Within Halarchaeum grantii, the genomic segment GCTGGCGCCATCCCGGCGGCTCCGGGCTGAACTCGGCGCACGAGCCCGCACACTCCGCGGCGGTCTGCTCGCGCCCCTTCGCGCGGCAGAACGGGACGTAGCCCTCGCCAGCGCGCCGGAGGTCGAAGGCGCGACAGTCCGGGCGCATCGTCTCGACGTACGAGCGCCACCCTCGGCCGTACGCGCGCTCGGCGATGCGGCGGCGCGTCTCGCGCTTCTCCTCGGGCGGGACGTACTCGAACTCGGTCGGGTCGCCGTGGGCGGTGACGCGTACGCCCGTCGCGTCGGGGTCGAGCGAGCGGGGGTGCCACGCGACCGTCGCGTCCATCTCGCCCCCGACCGTGAGGACGCCGGCCGCCGTCGGCATCTCCGTGACGAGCGCGCGCGTCTCGTCGGCGCGCGTCGCCACCCACACCTCGTCGGCGAGGCCGAGCGCGACGTCGCGTTCGAGTTGGGCGGCGAGGTCGCGCGCCGCCGACGCGTCGAGGTCGGGTTTGTTCTCGACGGCGACGATCCGACGCACCCAGTCGGGATAGGGCGCGACGCGGCGTATCTCGATGCGGTTCGAGCGCTTTCGCTCCTCGAGGACGCCGCGCGCGCTCGCCCGATGGACGGCCTCGCGCACGTAGCGCCACCCGTAGCCCGGATCGGGAAGGGCGTCCCGGTAGTACGTCCACTCCGCGGGGGCGTGGCGCGCGAGCGAGAGGAGTTCGGGGTCGAGTTCGCGCTCGCCGAGGGCCGCGCGCGTCCGCACGCCCTCGGGGTCGGCCTCGACGATCACGGTGTCCCAGCGCCGCCGCTGGGTGCCGAGTTGACGCGCGACGAGCACGCGACTGTCCGGTTCGGCGGGCGTCCAGTGCCGCTCGGCCCACGCGCAGACCCGGAGTTCGAAGCCGAACTCCGCGCCCGGCATCTCAGAGGTCCTTCTCGTCGAGGAAGTCGTGGGCGTCCTCGAGGATTTCGCGCGGGCCGTCCTGCGTGATGGTGTTCAACGCCTGTTCATAGTCACGCCATTGGAGGTCGGAGTGTTCCTTCGAGAGCTCGGCGGACGCCTCGAAGGACTTCGCGATGAAGAGGTGGACCGTCTTGTGGATGCGATTGCCGTTCGCCTCGAAGACGTAGTCGTAGTCGTCGCGGAAGCCGTCAACGAGTCTGAAGTCCCCGATGCCGGCTTCTTCCTTCACCTCCCGAATGGCTGTCTGTTGGAGTTCCTCGTCCCCCTCCACACCGCCCTTCGGGAATTCCCAGTCCCCTGGGCGACTCTTGAGGAGGAGGTATTCACGCCGGCCCCGGGTGTCCCGGAAGAGGATCGCGCCGGCGCTGGTTGCTTCAACCGTCATTAGCTTCACTAAATAGGGCGCGGATTAAGAGAATGTCGGAGACTGCCGGCGGGTGACAGGGCGCAAACGCAACCACGCTATTTTTGAGGGTGGACGTCCTCGGGTATGGTTACGCAGTTCCCAGCCATGACCTTCGTAACCAGCCTCACACTCGAAAGCGGGGACCGAGCGGCCCTCGACGACATCGTCGGGGAAATCCGCGACACGGTCCGCCGCAAGGGCGCCGAACTCAAAGGACCGCACTCGGACTCCCCGAAGCAACATTTCGTCTCGCAGTACAAGCAACTCGACGGCGAGGGCGACACCTACGACGCGTGGAGTTACACGGTGTATCGACGGCGCGTCGAGATCCGCGGCGCGGACGACCTCGCTCGCGACATCATGACCTGGGACTTCCCGAACAGCGTTCACGTCACGGCCGACATCGAGCGCGTCCAGCACGTCGGCTCGCCGGCGTAACTCTCCTTCACTTCACGTCCGCTCGCGCCGACGAGCGGCGGCACTACGGACCGCACGCGCGCTCGGAAAACGAGGGCGTGGCTCAGTACGCGGATTCGCCGACCGTCCGGAGGTAGTCGACGTCGCCGGTGTGCGCGTCGTCGTCGAACTCGGTGACGCGAACCGCGATTTTCGTGCCTTCCCGAACGCCGTCCGGCGCGCCGTGAACCGTCAATATCGTGTCGCCGACGCGTGCGCGGACGGCGCCGCCATCGACGTCGGAGACGTAGACGGCGAACTCCTCGCCGACCTCGAAGCTCGGCGTCGTCGTGCGGAACGACCAGCCGGCGCGGAACTTCCGGAGGTTCATACGCGACTCACCTCCTCGGACTCGCGGTCCGGAACGTACTCGAGGCCGAAGCCGGTGAGCGCGGCGACGAGGAACACGGCGAAGAGGAACCAGCCGTGGAAGACGAACGGTACCACCCGAACGGGGCTGACGAGCATCTGCGCGCCGTACTGGTCGACGAGCGCCGGCATCGCGGAGTAGCCGGCGAGGACGCCGCCCGCCCACGGGAAGATGTAGCCGAGCGCGGACGTGTTCGCGTCGAGGATGTTCGCGCGCCGGTAGCCGTTGATGTTGAAGGATTCACCGATGCGCGCGACGTACGGCGAAATCGCGATCTCGGCGGCGGTGTTGATGGTGATGGCGGCGTTCACGAGCGCCGTCCCGAGGACGAGCGTCGTCTCCGCGCGCCGCACGGAGGTCGCGACCGTCGAGAGCAGGAACTCCTGGATCGCGTGGAAGGCGCCGCCCTGAATCATGATGCGGGCGCCCGCGACGATGAGGAGCGTGAGGACGATGAGCGGGAAGAAGCCGGCCGCGCCGGAGTAGAGGCTGCCGCCGACGCCCGCCGTCGTGTCCGGGCCGGCGATGGAGAGGAACGGGAGCCACGTGAACGCGCCGGCGAACGGCGCGTTCTGCGGCGCGACGAACGATACGATACCCGAGAGCGACTGGAGGCCCAGGAGGAGGTTGCACGCGATGGCGACAAGCATCCCCCACGTGATCGCCTCGACGATGTGCCGGCCGCGGATCGCGGTGTAGATGACGACGCCCATCGAGACGAGGTGGACGAGGCCGACCGGCGTCCCCGTCGGGAGGCCGCCGCTCCCGGCGGTCGTCGGCATCGCCGCGCCAGCGACGAGGTACGCGACGAACGCGAGCGAGGCGGCGGTGATCGCGTACTTGAACCGGGACGCGACGACGCCGCCGATGTCGGCGTTCTGCGTGACGGCGCTCACGATCGTGGTGTCGCTGACGGGCGCGAGGTTGTCGCCGAACGCCGCCCCGGAGAGCACCGCGCCGAACATCAGCACGGGGTTCGCGCCGAGGAGCACCGTCGCCGGGAAGAACGTCGTGACGAACGTCACGGCGGTGCCGTAGCCGGTGCCGATGCCGGTCGCGAGGAGCGCGGCGAGCAGGAACGTGACGGCGGGGAGGATCTGCACGAGCACGCCCTGCGAGACGGGGAGGGCCTGTGCGGTCCAGATGAGGCCACGAACGAAGCCGCCGTCCTGCAGGAGCTGAGCGAACATGCCCGCCCACAGCCACGCGACGATGGCCGTCGCGGCCACCCGCTGGGTCATCCCCTCGAAGATCGTGTTGGCGTAGTGCTTCCAGTCGCCCTTCGCGAAGAACAGCCCGACGACGAGCGCGAACAGCATCCCGACGACGAGGCCGGTGGTGTCGCCGATGCCGAACAGCCCGCTCTGTACGACCGCCCAGACGACGAACACCCCGAGCGGGATGGCGCTCGCGGCGGCCCCGCCGTGGAACTCGAGGTCGGGGCCGGCGGAGTCGGCCATCCCGAGCTCCGCCTCGACCTCGGAGGATACGTCGCTGTCGTTCGACTCACTCATTACCCGTGTCGCTCCGTTCGCCGTCGC encodes:
- a CDS encoding Na+/H+ antiporter NhaC family protein, encoding MSESNDSDVSSEVEAELGMADSAGPDLEFHGGAAASAIPLGVFVVWAVVQSGLFGIGDTTGLVVGMLFALVVGLFFAKGDWKHYANTIFEGMTQRVAATAIVAWLWAGMFAQLLQDGGFVRGLIWTAQALPVSQGVLVQILPAVTFLLAALLATGIGTGYGTAVTFVTTFFPATVLLGANPVLMFGAVLSGAAFGDNLAPVSDTTIVSAVTQNADIGGVVASRFKYAITAASLAFVAYLVAGAAMPTTAGSGGLPTGTPVGLVHLVSMGVVIYTAIRGRHIVEAITWGMLVAIACNLLLGLQSLSGIVSFVAPQNAPFAGAFTWLPFLSIAGPDTTAGVGGSLYSGAAGFFPLIVLTLLIVAGARIMIQGGAFHAIQEFLLSTVATSVRRAETTLVLGTALVNAAITINTAAEIAISPYVARIGESFNINGYRRANILDANTSALGYIFPWAGGVLAGYSAMPALVDQYGAQMLVSPVRVVPFVFHGWFLFAVFLVAALTGFGLEYVPDRESEEVSRV
- a CDS encoding bis(5'-nucleosyl)-tetraphosphatase, coding for MTVEATSAGAILFRDTRGRREYLLLKSRPGDWEFPKGGVEGDEELQQTAIREVKEEAGIGDFRLVDGFRDDYDYVFEANGNRIHKTVHLFIAKSFEASAELSKEHSDLQWRDYEQALNTITQDGPREILEDAHDFLDEKDL
- a CDS encoding DUF7513 family protein, which produces MNLRKFRAGWSFRTTTPSFEVGEEFAVYVSDVDGGAVRARVGDTILTVHGAPDGVREGTKIAVRVTEFDDDAHTGDVDYLRTVGESAY
- a CDS encoding uS10/mL48 family ribosomal protein, whose product is MTFVTSLTLESGDRAALDDIVGEIRDTVRRKGAELKGPHSDSPKQHFVSQYKQLDGEGDTYDAWSYTVYRRRVEIRGADDLARDIMTWDFPNSVHVTADIERVQHVGSPA
- a CDS encoding DUF5787 family protein, encoding MPGAEFGFELRVCAWAERHWTPAEPDSRVLVARQLGTQRRRWDTVIVEADPEGVRTRAALGERELDPELLSLARHAPAEWTYYRDALPDPGYGWRYVREAVHRASARGVLEERKRSNRIEIRRVAPYPDWVRRIVAVENKPDLDASAARDLAAQLERDVALGLADEVWVATRADETRALVTEMPTAAGVLTVGGEMDATVAWHPRSLDPDATGVRVTAHGDPTEFEYVPPEEKRETRRRIAERAYGRGWRSYVETMRPDCRAFDLRRAGEGYVPFCRAKGREQTAAECAGSCAEFSPEPPGWRQRGWPIEGGPGQAVQRLLAERRRRRRTDAGD